The Ictidomys tridecemlineatus isolate mIctTri1 chromosome 6, mIctTri1.hap1, whole genome shotgun sequence genome includes a region encoding these proteins:
- the Gpr183 gene encoding G-protein coupled receptor 183, with product MASNFTTPPTTPQGNDCDLYAHQDTARIVMPLHYSLVFIIGLVGNLLALVVIVQNRKKINSTTLYSMNLVISDILFTTALPTRIAYYALGFDWQMGDVLCRITALVFYINTYAGVNFMTCLSIDRFIAVVHPLRYNKMKRIEHAKAVCIFVWILVFAQTLPLLISPMSKQENERITCMEYPNFEDTESLPWILLGACFIGYVLPLMIILICYSQICCKLFRTAKQNPLAEKSGVNRKALNTIIFIIVVFVLCFTPYHVAIIQHMIKKLHFSDLLECHQRHSFQISLHFTVCLMNFNCCMDPFIYFFACKGYKRKVMKMLKRQVSVSISSAVRSAPEENSREMTESQMMIHSKTSNGK from the coding sequence ATGGCTAGCAATTTCACCACACCTCCCACAACTCCTCAGGGAAATGACTGTGACCTCTATGCACACCAAGACACAGCCAGGATAGTAATGCCTCTGCATTATAGCCTCGTGTTCATCATTGGGCTGGTGGGAAACTTACTGGCCTTGGTTGTCATTGtccaaaacaggaaaaaaatcaactctaccaCCCTCTATTCCATGAATCTGGTGATTTCTGACATCCTTTTCACCACGGCTTTGCCTACACGGATAGCCTACTATGCACTGGGCTTTGACTGGCAGATGGGTGACGTCTTGTGCAGGATAACAGCTCTGGTGTTCTACATCAACACTTACGCCGGGGTAAACTTCATGACCTGCCTGAGCATCGACCGCTTCATTGCCGTGGTGCACCCTCTCCGCTACAACAAGATGAAGAGAATTGAGCATGCCAAAGCTGTGTGCATATTCGTCTGGATTCTGGTCTTTGCTCAAACTCTCCCACTACTCATCAGCCCCATGTCCAAACAGGAGAATGAAAGGATCACTTGCATGGAGTATCCCAATTTTGAAGACACAGAGTCTCTTCCCTGGATTCTACTGGGTGCCTGTTTTATAGGATACGTGCTTCCACTCATGATCATCCTCATCTGCTACTCGCAGATCTGCTGCAAGCTCTTCAGAACTGCCAAACAAAACCCACTCGCAGAGAAATCTGGTGTAAACAGAAAAGCCCTCAACACGATCATTTTCATCATTGTCGTGTTTGTTCTCTGCTTCACGCCCTACCACGTGGCAATTATCCAACACATGATCAAGAAACTTCACTTCTCTGACCTCCTCGAGTGCCACCAAAGGCATTCATTCCAGATTTCTCTGCACTTCACGGTGTGCTTGATGAACTTCAACTGCTGCATGGacccttttatatatttctttgcatGTAAAGGGTACAAGAGAAAGGTCATGAAGATGCTGAAACGTCAAGTCAGCGTATCAATTTCCAGCGCAGTGAGGTCAGCTCCCGAAGAAAATTCACGTGAAATGACAGAGTCGCAGATGATGATACACTCCAAGACTTCAAATGGAAAGTAA